The stretch of DNA TGGCTACTTGTCTTCGCTTACTAGGTCTCTCAGATACAGTATAGAAAtgcttctcctttttctttgctCCTTATGAGCCGAGGAGATAAATCATGTATGGGAACAAGCCTGCCCCATTTTAGGCTCTAATCTCACATCAGAGGAATGTCATTATACACCTTCGACACTGCCTGCAAAGTACTACCTGTCCTGGCTTCACAGCTGCATGAACCAAAAGCTGTTAAGATCACTTTTGCCTGAGCTTTGACAAATACAACAGTctagatatactgtatatgttaagtactaaatgtaaacaaaatgtgcaGACCACAAGCAACCATTTAGCTGGTGTGTGGATGTATGGGGTAAGAAAAGTGGTGGggggaaaggaaaacaaaaaatacaacacagaCAATATACAAATTCCCAACTAAGGCATCGAGGCATAATAGGCATAATAATCATTGAAATTCAATAGTAGAGTGTAGCTAAGAGACTAAACTGACCTCTGTCAGCGGTCACAATCCTTTGGTAAGGATGGACCCGCGTGTCATGCCGTCTCACTTTAGTAGCCATTGCACCTAGATTGTAACAGGTCCACAAGGTTAGAAACCGGTCACTTTGAGCAGGGGAAAAACAGTCATCTTTTACAGGaacaacattcacatttttaaccATTATCATTATAATGTTTGGATAATACAACAATACACAAAATAGCAACATAATACAGATTAtagtacatatacacacacaacacacatctttttttttttttaactttagaAAAAtgcagtagaaaaaaaaataatacaccTTTTTGGAGTTTTACTTGgtatttaaaaatgcataacTTAAGTAATAAAATTCCACAGTGCTCAGAGTTATATGGAGGACTCATTGAGAAGGGGACAGGTATAGTGTACAGGCTCCGGGGCTGTCTGCAAAAAATAATGTGATTCTTCCTCTGGGATCCAGAGGGGGATTGAGAGAAATTTgtctctttattttgaaagctggGGAAATCCAATACAGCTCTGATGGTAATTGAATAGTGCCAGACACcacctgcctctccctctctctttcattttctctttccctctttcacCATTTCTCTCCAGGTCAATCTGTTCACTGGCAGCAGAGGCTGTCATTTTCCTTTTAGATTTGTCACAACTGATTTCTTCCTACTGCAGTGCTTGATGCTGCCTCGTATccatgacacaaacaaactagtcACTGCATGCTCCACTATTGCAAAAATGAAATGCGTGCAggaatttagaaaaataaaccaaGTCCTCCCAGAGGGAGAGGGGATGTGAAACAAGTTATAAAATTCATTTTGTTCTGGCATTGTCAAGTCAAGAGTGAGTTTTGGCTTATGACTACACAGTCACCTACACTACTCTGAAGAAGCAGGTGGCCTGACATTTCCTTATTCTTAGAGATGCCAGCAGTGGCTGTGCATGATTGTGTGTGAGTATGAGAGTGTGTTCCACAGGGCCCTGTGTTGCTGAAGGCACCAATCGATAGTGTGAGTAAATAAAATGCACTAAGCTGGTGTAACCCTGCAagttaaagagagaaaagccagTCAGCTGCCCGTCTGTTCTACACATAACTCCCAGAGGCACCTCAAATACACAGGTCAGCTAGAATCACatttgtgtctgctgctgccagaTGATGCTGCAGACAACATTAGAGGAGTAATGTGTCAAATTAAGGCTGGAAAGCAACTGACAAAGGCCTCTTCTGTCTTAAAATGGGAAACAGCTTTGCTTTTGTTCACTACAGCTTCAATACAACATATGGTGATCATATTGGACTCCGTTTCATCAGGGGAAGTTCAGTTGTCTCTTTGGTAGCAAATGTGTTGAACTTAAAGCACCATTGAGAATGAATATAATACATAGGCCCTCATATTGAACTGTACTCCTGACACAGAAACTAGGGGGAGCGTCAGGTATTAGCACAGAGTTCAAGTTCAAGAGGGGTGAATCTAAGACAatggagagaggggaaggagaagaaaaaagggaagacTGGAGGAATTTAATGAACATCCCCAgtgggagtgagagagggaCTATCTACAGGCATCAAGGCCTGCCTGCAGAGAACAGCACAGAGAAATGATTTCAAAAGCTGCAGAAATCCGAGGGGATCTGCCGCCAGACTGAATATGCCTCCAGGCCAGTGCATGAAAGGGTTAGAGAGCAGGCTGCGTGTATGCGAacgtgtttctgtctgtgtgcctcaTTTCACACCGAGGCAAGTCCTCCTATATAAACCTTGCAGAAAAGAGGCAGTGTAAACCTGAGAGCATAACTGTTTGCCGATAGCATAACTAAAAAACAGTGAAGTAACCTTTGTCTAAATTATAAAGACAACTTTCCAAGAGCCTAACCTTCACAAGTTAATTTTTGTCCCCCTTTACCATTTTAATACAGTGTCCATATGAGCCACACAGCTGGTCATCCCATTACCAAGAACTTCACCAGCACATCCACTCctgtgagtttgtttttgaTCCTCAGGTGGACACGACATATTTACCTTTCAACAAGTCCTGACTGTGGCTCAAGGAAGCTGCGTCCAGCACCCCAGCTCCAGGGTAAAACAAGCTGCCCTCATGTCCAGGCTGGCTAAAGTTGGCCGCTGTACCTGCTCCCATGCTTCCCCAGGTTCTCTTACCTAGAACCCCACTGTGCTCGATGGGGTACTCCAACAGGGAGGTGGGTGCCAGGGCGTAAGGGTACTCGTATGGGGTGGTGTAGATAAGCCCGCCATCCGGTGTGGGAGGCACCAGGGTGGGGGTGCCATTGGGCAGCATGGCAGCCATCTGAGTGGGCCGGATGAGGTTCATGATGGGGGCCCCAGCTGGTGTTGGGGGCCGGAGTGCCGGGGGAGGCAACACCTGACCTGTGGGGGCCGCTATGAGACGGGGGCCCTGAGcggctgctgccgctgctgcaaGAGAGAATGCAAGGGTGGCTGCCATAAGCAAGAGAGCAAAGGACAGAAGtagaaagaaaggagaaggaCAAGAGATAAAGTGTTGTGTGGTTGATCATAATCACAGATGAACAGCGAaggatgaaaagacaaaagcaggaaaagaagaggaacCAGGAAGTGGCAggtggagaggggagaggaggggggcaaAAGGGAAAATTAGTCCATGCAATGATCATGGGGGTGAACCACAAAAGCCATAAtctgttgcaaaaaaaaaaagtcaacatagccaaacataacaaaaaaataaaccctcacaccaaaacacaaaagcacaatatGCGGCTGTCATCCCAATGCATTCAAAGCAAACATATCACCACGGCAGCTACACATTCATCTACTGGAAATGGCATAGGTGAGGTAAACAACACGCATGCCAACAGAAATGGAGCTGTTGACTAGATGTAGAGGAGAGACACTCAATGAAGAGCAGGTTTCACATAACACTGATCAGGAATTTTGGCCTGAAAATGAAGATCACTGCCCACAATGGGAACATACAACAATTGAATTGTTAGCAACTTCAAAgttgttgccccccccccccccccacatagCCAGCAGTCCATTTAAGTTGGATAATGCACAACTGAACAGacaaaaatcatttttcatatgGTTCTGCATTAGCATGTGCCGTGAGCAGCGCTACACAAGCTTCCCCACAGGCAGGTCAATTAAATCAAGCGCCATGGTAACTATGGTTAGGTGGTGGGCcagtttatcatcatcatttgaaCAAATGATAAATAAGGAAAATTAAACAGTGAAATTATTCATGTTGAGCTTCATTTCATAAGTTTTAAGTATATAGAAGAACCCAGCTCATGATCATgcttaaatgacatttttaatgataatgaacaACATAACCAAGGGTCCTGGGGTCTCTCTATGATTTAATATTACAAATCATACATGTGCATATGCATTTAGACATGGCATTTGATGATTAAGGAGCAAACACTGTAGATGTGAGAGCTGGTGACCAACATGCAGAGCAAGTGGAATACAGCAATGTGCTGAAAGTCCGCCAAGAGCAAGTGACACATAGAAATCGCATCTGGATTGCAGGGGTGGGGGAATGaatggacaggaggaggaatggctgaagaggaaagaaataCGGAGTACAACAAAATGGAAGTTGTCCTACTCATGGTTGGGTAggtaaacatgagatgtttggagaGCTTCACAGTGAGAAAGGTCTGCTAGTGGTCAGAGATAATATGATGCTATGTACACAGGAGATGactaaacatttatttaataaaggCACAAAGTATTagttaatgaaaaatacagaaaagggGTTGTTTTTTGTATAATTAAGTATGGTCTAAGCAGTTAAAACATTAGTTATGAATGGTGTAAAACAGATGGATCGCGTCAATATGCATGGATATGCGTGTTCATGGCAGCTCACTTACgtgttttgatgttgttgtCTCTGTATGTCCCATTGAGAATCGCAAGCTCCATCAGCTGCATCTTCTTCAAGTTGTCTTCTCCCTCCGCctgtgagaaacagaaacttTAATGTCCATTCGCAATAACACACTAATTCCACACAAGCTGGGGCCCCTTTAAGGCCAATTGAAACAATCCACATGACGAACATTTCACCTAACAACATGCCTGGGAATTGTTAAAAGACTACAGTGGGGCAGCTTAATCATTTCGACACTACATGTCATCTGTTCTCCACAAGCACCGGTTGGATTGGGTTTAGGGAAACAGAGATGGAGATAAGCTAAAGTGCTGTTGTCATGGCAGAGTGCCTCGTTGTTACCAAAATGCTGACA from Pempheris klunzingeri isolate RE-2024b chromosome 13, fPemKlu1.hap1, whole genome shotgun sequence encodes:
- the qkia gene encoding protein quaking-A isoform X3, whose product is MMVGEVEVKERPRPSPDYLMQLLNEKKLMTSLPNLCGIFTHLERLLDEEINRVRKDMYSDTVNGLVDRHPLELPEPIGPIVHLQEKLFVPVKEYPDYNFVGRILGPRGLTAKQLEAETGCKIMVRGKSSMRDKKKEEQNRGKPNWEHLNEDLHVLITVEDSQARAEIKMRRAVEEVKKLLVPAAEGEDNLKKMQLMELAILNGTYRDNNIKTPAAAAAQGPRLIAAPTGQVLPPPALRPPTPAGAPIMNLIRPTQMAAMLPNGTPTLVPPTPDGGLIYTTPYEYPYALAPTSLLEYPIEHSGVLGKRTWGSMGAGTAANFSQPGHEGSLFYPGAGVLDAASLSHSQDLLKGAMATKVRRHDTRVHPYQRIVTADRGQFSLLATLYY
- the qkia gene encoding protein quaking-A isoform X1 produces the protein MMVGEVEVKERPRPSPDYLMQLLNEKKLMTSLPNLCGIFTHLERLLDEEINRVRKDMYSDTVNGLVDRHPLELPEPIGPIVHLQEKLFVPVKEYPDYNFVGRILGPRGLTAKQLEAETGCKIMVRGKSSMRDKKKEEQNRGKPNWEHLNEDLHVLITVEDSQARAEIKMRRAVEEVKKLLVPAAEGEDNLKKMQLMELAILNGTYRDNNIKTPTLAFSLAAAAAAAQGPRLIAAPTGQVLPPPALRPPTPAGAPIMNLIRPTQMAAMLPNGTPTLVPPTPDGGLIYTTPYEYPYALAPTSLLEYPIEHSGVLGKRTWGSMGAGTAANFSQPGHEGSLFYPGAGVLDAASLSHSQDLLKGAMATKVRRHDTRVHPYQRIVTADRGQFSLLATLYY
- the qkia gene encoding protein quaking-A isoform X2 — protein: MMVGEVEVKERPRPSPDYLMQLLNEKKLMTSLPNLCGIFTHLERLLDEEINRVRKDMYSDTVNGLVDRHPLELPEPIGPIVHLQEKLFVPVKEYPDYNFVGRILGPRGLTAKQLEAETGCKIMVRGKSSMRDKKKEEQNRGKPNWEHLNEDLHVLITVEDSQARAEIKMRRAVEEVKKLLVPAAEGEDNLKKMQLMELAILNGTYRDNNIKTPTLAFSLAAAAAAAQGPRLIAAPTGQVLPPPALRPPTPAGAPIMNLIRPTQMAAMLPNGTPTLVPPTPDGGLIYTTPYEYPYALAPTSLLEYPIEHSGVLGKRTWGSMGAGTAANFSQPGHEGSLFYPGAGVLDAASLSHSQDLLKGAMATKVRRHDTRVHPYQRIVTADRAATGN